From the genome of Paracoccus seriniphilus, one region includes:
- a CDS encoding ABC transporter permease, with protein sequence MKLGLMLGAGLTLTVIAAAGLSFFWTPGDVAQLSIAARLQPPSADYWLGTDHFGRDILSMVMLGARVSLAVALVAVGIGMGLGVPLGLLAAARRGSWVDDLVMRGNDLVFAFPSLVIAILITAVFGPSAVNAIIAIGIFNIPVFARVTRGGAMPIWTLDYIRAAQVSGKGALLISLQHILPNIANLLIVQGTIQFSMGILAEAGLSYVGLGAQPPTPSWGRMLAEAQTMVALAPHVAIIPGLCIVLTVLGLNLLGDGLRDRLDPRLKGQA encoded by the coding sequence ATGAAGCTGGGGCTGATGCTGGGCGCGGGCCTGACGCTGACCGTGATAGCTGCGGCGGGGCTGTCCTTTTTCTGGACGCCCGGAGACGTGGCGCAACTGTCCATTGCCGCGCGGCTGCAACCGCCCTCGGCAGATTACTGGCTGGGCACCGATCATTTCGGCCGGGACATCCTGTCGATGGTCATGCTGGGCGCGCGAGTATCCCTGGCGGTGGCGCTGGTCGCCGTCGGGATCGGCATGGGGCTGGGCGTGCCGCTGGGACTGCTGGCGGCGGCGCGTCGGGGCAGTTGGGTGGACGATCTGGTCATGCGTGGCAATGACCTTGTCTTTGCCTTTCCCTCGCTGGTGATTGCCATCCTGATCACGGCGGTCTTCGGGCCTTCGGCGGTCAATGCGATCATCGCCATCGGAATCTTCAACATTCCCGTCTTCGCGCGGGTCACGCGGGGCGGTGCCATGCCGATCTGGACGCTGGATTACATCCGCGCCGCACAGGTTTCGGGCAAGGGCGCACTGCTGATCAGCCTGCAACATATCCTGCCCAATATCGCCAATCTGCTGATCGTTCAGGGCACGATCCAGTTCTCGATGGGCATTCTGGCCGAGGCCGGGCTGTCCTACGTCGGGCTGGGGGCCCAGCCGCCGACACCAAGCTGGGGCAGGATGCTGGCCGAGGCGCAAACCATGGTCGCGCTGGCACCTCATGTCGCCATCATTCCCGGCCTGTGCATCGTGCTGACCGTTCTGGGGCTGAACCTGCTGGGCGACGGATTG
- a CDS encoding ABC transporter permease gives MLRYCFRRVLTLALSLLAASVIIFLIVELVPGDPASFMLGTGAQPETLAALRQQMGLDQPLPLRYAQWLLALLQGDFGQSLTYKTPVAQMILDRMQVSLPLAVMALTLAAAIAFPAGLFAASRRGRPGDVAVMGATQLGIALPNFWFAMLLVLVFAIKLRWFPAGGFPGWSQPLASLKSLLLPALALALPQAAILARVLRSALIETQQQDYIRTARAKGLSAGQVLRRHALRNAMVSVLTIMGLQFSFLLAGAIIIENVFFLPGLGRLIFQAINQRDLIVVQSSVLVLVAAVIAVTFLVDLAYAAVDPRLRR, from the coding sequence ATGCTGCGCTATTGCTTCCGCCGGGTCCTGACACTGGCGCTCAGCCTTCTGGCGGCGTCGGTGATCATCTTTCTGATTGTCGAGCTGGTGCCCGGCGATCCGGCCTCATTCATGCTGGGCACCGGTGCCCAGCCCGAGACGCTGGCCGCGCTCCGTCAGCAAATGGGTCTGGATCAGCCCCTGCCGCTGCGCTACGCGCAGTGGCTGCTGGCACTGCTTCAGGGCGATTTCGGGCAAAGCCTGACCTACAAGACGCCGGTCGCACAGATGATTCTGGATCGGATGCAGGTGTCGCTGCCATTGGCCGTCATGGCGCTGACGCTGGCCGCCGCCATTGCCTTTCCGGCCGGACTCTTCGCAGCCTCACGCCGGGGCAGGCCGGGCGATGTCGCGGTCATGGGTGCCACGCAACTGGGCATTGCCCTGCCGAATTTCTGGTTCGCCATGCTGTTGGTGCTGGTCTTTGCCATCAAGCTGCGCTGGTTTCCCGCCGGAGGTTTCCCCGGCTGGTCCCAACCTCTTGCGTCACTGAAATCACTGCTGCTGCCGGCGCTGGCACTGGCGCTGCCGCAGGCCGCCATTCTGGCGCGGGTGCTGCGTTCGGCCCTGATCGAGACCCAGCAGCAGGATTATATCCGCACGGCCCGCGCCAAGGGCCTTAGCGCGGGGCAGGTCTTGCGCCGGCACGCGCTGCGCAATGCCATGGTCTCGGTGCTGACGATCATGGGGCTGCAGTTTTCCTTTCTGCTTGCCGGTGCGATCATCATCGAGAACGTCTTTTTCCTGCCTGGGCTGGGCCGGCTGATCTTTCAGGCCATCAACCAGCGCGACCTGATCGTGGTGCAGTCCTCGGTTCTGGTGCTGGTGGCCGCGGTCATCGCCGTCACCTTTCTGGTCGATCTGGCCTATGCCGCCGTGGACCCGAGGCTGAGACGATGA
- a CDS encoding NAD+ synthase — protein sequence MTDRFRLTIGQLNATVGDLSGNAAKARAAWEHAREAGSDMLALPEMFITGYQTQDLVLKPAFTEQAIAAVMALGESCADGPAMGIGAPWRDGDKLFNAYFVFKGGKLVARVLKHHLPHKQLFDEMRLFDSGPISGPYPVAGARIGSPICEDSWYSDVAETLEETGAEILVVPNGSPYHREKLDLRMGHMVARVVETGLPLVYVNMVGGQDDQLYDGASFVLNPGGKKVVQLPPFIESLTEVDFIRTAEGWQAEPGLMAPQPDAWEQDYHAMMLGLREYLGKSGFRKVVLGLSGGVDSALVATIAADAIGPENVRCVMLPSEYTSQASLDDAADCATRLGTRLDTVHIDGARDAVADALAHLMEGTQPDVTEENIQSRLRGLMLMSLSNKFNEMLLTTGNKSEVAVGYATIYGDMAGGYNPIKDLYKTRVFETCRWRNANHRDWMMGPEGEVIPPQIISKPPTAELRPDQKDQDSLPPYEVLDAILEGLVEKDLALGDLVAQGFDAETVRKVERLLYISEWKRYQAAPGPRISTRAFWLDRRYPLVNRWRDKL from the coding sequence ATGACCGACCGCTTTCGCCTGACCATCGGACAGCTGAACGCGACTGTAGGCGACCTGAGCGGGAACGCCGCGAAGGCGCGCGCCGCATGGGAGCATGCACGCGAGGCAGGATCAGACATGCTGGCGCTGCCAGAGATGTTCATCACCGGATATCAGACCCAGGATCTGGTGCTGAAACCGGCCTTTACCGAACAGGCCATCGCGGCGGTGATGGCTCTTGGCGAATCCTGTGCGGACGGTCCGGCCATGGGCATCGGTGCCCCCTGGCGCGATGGCGACAAGCTGTTCAACGCCTATTTCGTGTTCAAGGGCGGCAAGCTGGTCGCACGGGTGCTGAAGCACCACCTGCCCCACAAGCAGCTGTTTGACGAAATGCGCCTTTTCGACAGCGGCCCGATCAGCGGCCCCTATCCGGTCGCGGGCGCAAGGATCGGCAGCCCGATCTGCGAAGACAGCTGGTATTCCGATGTGGCCGAAACGCTCGAGGAAACCGGGGCCGAGATTCTGGTCGTGCCCAATGGCAGCCCCTATCACCGCGAAAAGCTGGACCTGCGCATGGGCCATATGGTCGCCCGCGTGGTCGAAACCGGCCTGCCCCTGGTCTATGTGAACATGGTTGGCGGACAGGACGACCAGCTTTATGACGGCGCCAGTTTCGTGCTCAATCCCGGCGGCAAGAAGGTCGTGCAACTGCCGCCCTTCATCGAGTCGCTGACCGAGGTCGATTTCATCCGCACCGCCGAGGGCTGGCAGGCCGAACCCGGCCTGATGGCACCGCAGCCCGATGCTTGGGAACAGGATTATCATGCGATGATGCTGGGGCTGCGGGAATATCTGGGCAAATCGGGCTTCAGGAAGGTGGTTCTGGGCCTGTCCGGCGGGGTGGATTCCGCGCTGGTCGCGACCATTGCCGCCGATGCCATCGGGCCGGAAAACGTGCGCTGCGTCATGCTGCCCTCGGAATATACATCCCAGGCCAGCCTTGATGACGCAGCCGATTGCGCCACCCGCCTGGGCACGCGGCTCGACACGGTGCATATCGACGGCGCGCGCGATGCGGTGGCCGATGCTTTGGCGCATCTGATGGAGGGCACCCAGCCCGATGTCACCGAAGAGAACATCCAGTCCCGCCTGCGCGGGTTGATGCTGATGTCCCTGTCCAACAAGTTCAACGAGATGCTGCTGACCACCGGAAACAAGTCCGAGGTGGCGGTGGGCTATGCCACGATCTATGGCGACATGGCGGGCGGCTACAATCCCATCAAGGATCTCTACAAGACGCGCGTCTTCGAAACCTGTCGCTGGCGCAATGCCAACCACCGCGACTGGATGATGGGACCGGAGGGCGAGGTCATTCCGCCCCAGATCATCAGCAAGCCCCCCACCGCCGAGCTGCGCCCCGACCAGAAGGATCAGGATTCCCTGCCCCCATACGAGGTTCTGGATGCCATCCTTGAAGGGTTGGTCGAAAAGGATCTGGCGCTGGGTGATCTGGTCGCTCAGGGCTTCGACGCCGAGACCGTGCGCAAGGTGGAAAGGCTGCTCTACATCAGCGAGTGGAAACGCTATCAGGCCGCCCCCGGCCCGCGCATCTCGACCCGCGCCTTCTGGCTGGATCGCCGCTATCCGCTGGTGAACCGCTGGCGCGACAAGCTCTAG
- a CDS encoding 2-isopropylmalate synthase — MATTRQAAIRAGAAALVLISAVASGHAQIITKQYDDGGVYEGTFRNGRQHGQGLYTLPNGYKYEGDWVEGEILGQGTATFPNGSVYVGHFAKGKPDGKGKITYADGGTYEGDWIAGEITGQGEAHYANGSVYKGDFVKGLHQGKGVLTQPNGYRYEGEWNAGVKEGRGKITYPDGAIYEGSMLAGQRAGKGKLTMADGLVYDGVWSAGQMSGTGVLVQPSGDRYEGQMLNGKREGNGVAIYANGDVYDGQFKADRRHGQGTFTGTDGYVYVGQWVEGRMEGRGRITYPDGSVYEGQMKDDRPDGTGKITYPDGSTYEGQWAAGVIQGEGKASYANGMVYEGSFRNARNDGQGRMSYPDGYVYTGAWKDGQRHGEGQATYPDGTVYTGQFVNGLREGQGKLTTPDGFIYEGGWKAGEIDGDGVATYANGDRYEGHFESGKRQGQGMMRYATGQIAAGKWEDNRLIEAGVPVDGDATTQAPEMPDDAPSGE, encoded by the coding sequence ATGGCAACGACGAGACAGGCGGCAATCCGGGCAGGCGCGGCGGCGCTGGTGCTGATTTCGGCGGTGGCGTCGGGACATGCCCAGATCATCACCAAGCAATATGATGATGGAGGGGTCTACGAGGGAACCTTCCGGAACGGTCGCCAGCATGGGCAGGGGCTGTATACGCTGCCCAATGGCTACAAATACGAAGGTGACTGGGTCGAGGGTGAAATTCTGGGCCAGGGCACGGCAACATTTCCCAATGGATCGGTCTATGTCGGCCATTTCGCCAAGGGCAAACCCGACGGCAAGGGCAAGATCACCTATGCCGATGGCGGCACCTATGAGGGCGACTGGATCGCCGGGGAAATCACCGGTCAGGGCGAGGCCCATTATGCCAATGGATCCGTCTACAAGGGTGATTTCGTCAAGGGGCTGCATCAGGGCAAGGGGGTGCTGACCCAGCCCAATGGCTATCGTTACGAAGGCGAATGGAATGCCGGCGTCAAAGAGGGGCGTGGCAAGATCACCTATCCCGATGGCGCAATCTATGAAGGCAGCATGCTGGCGGGGCAGCGCGCCGGCAAGGGCAAGCTGACCATGGCCGACGGGCTGGTCTATGACGGCGTGTGGTCGGCCGGGCAGATGTCGGGGACGGGCGTTCTGGTCCAGCCGTCAGGCGACCGCTACGAAGGCCAGATGCTCAATGGCAAGCGCGAGGGCAATGGCGTGGCCATCTATGCCAATGGCGATGTCTATGACGGCCAGTTCAAGGCCGACCGCCGGCATGGGCAGGGCACATTCACCGGCACCGATGGTTACGTCTATGTCGGGCAATGGGTCGAAGGCCGGATGGAGGGACGCGGGCGGATCACCTATCCCGATGGTTCGGTCTATGAGGGGCAGATGAAGGACGATCGCCCGGATGGTACCGGCAAGATCACCTATCCCGATGGTTCGACCTATGAAGGGCAATGGGCCGCGGGTGTCATTCAGGGAGAAGGCAAGGCCAGCTATGCCAATGGCATGGTCTATGAGGGCAGTTTCCGCAATGCCCGCAATGACGGGCAGGGACGCATGTCCTATCCCGACGGCTATGTCTATACCGGCGCATGGAAGGACGGGCAGCGCCACGGCGAGGGCCAGGCCACCTATCCCGATGGCACTGTTTACACCGGGCAGTTCGTGAATGGGCTGCGCGAAGGTCAGGGCAAGCTGACGACGCCGGACGGGTTCATCTATGAAGGTGGCTGGAAGGCCGGCGAGATCGATGGCGATGGCGTGGCAACCTATGCCAATGGCGACCGCTACGAGGGGCATTTCGAATCCGGCAAGCGGCAGGGGCAGGGCATGATGCGCTATGCCACCGGGCAGATCGCCGCCGGGAAATGGGAGGACAACCGCCTGATCGAGGCTGGTGTTCCTGTCGATGGCGATGCGACGACGCAGGCGCCCGAAATGCCCGATGATGCGCCTTCTGGCGAATAG
- a CDS encoding DMT family transporter produces MTSLSPPADTRNLVGSLWMVLAMLAFALEDSLVKTSASTLPLGQILILFGCGGSIIFGSLALLNGEKLFAPEVLNRTMRIRFAFEATGRLFYGLAITLTPLSSATVILQATPLVVVAGAALVFSEKVGWRRWSAIVIGLIGVLVIIQPGGDSFSVLSLLAVIGMLGLAGRDLASRAAPVGMGAATLGFYGFLAVIFSGAAFAIWQGAAFVWPDAATAFCLAGAMIAGVAAYFSLMKAMRTGEVSAVTPFRYTRLLFGIAFGILLFGESLTLPMVVGSALILLSGLFTLSRSKKVAAPRP; encoded by the coding sequence ATGACAAGTTTGTCGCCCCCCGCCGACACCCGCAATCTGGTGGGCAGCCTCTGGATGGTGCTGGCCATGCTGGCCTTTGCGCTGGAGGACAGTCTGGTCAAGACCAGCGCCTCGACCCTGCCGCTGGGGCAGATCCTGATCCTGTTCGGCTGCGGTGGGTCGATCATCTTCGGCAGCCTTGCGCTGCTCAACGGAGAAAAGCTGTTCGCGCCCGAGGTGCTGAACCGGACAATGCGCATCCGCTTTGCCTTCGAGGCGACGGGCCGGCTGTTTTACGGGCTGGCGATCACATTGACGCCCCTGTCCTCGGCCACGGTGATCCTGCAGGCGACGCCGCTGGTCGTCGTGGCCGGTGCCGCGCTGGTGTTTTCGGAAAAGGTGGGCTGGCGGCGCTGGTCCGCGATCGTCATCGGGCTGATCGGCGTGCTGGTCATCATCCAGCCCGGAGGCGACAGCTTTTCGGTGCTGTCGCTGCTGGCCGTGATCGGCATGCTGGGTCTTGCCGGTCGCGATCTGGCCAGCCGCGCCGCGCCTGTCGGGATGGGGGCCGCGACATTGGGCTTTTACGGCTTTCTGGCGGTGATCTTTTCCGGTGCGGCCTTTGCAATCTGGCAGGGTGCGGCATTCGTCTGGCCTGATGCCGCGACCGCCTTCTGCCTTGCCGGGGCAATGATCGCGGGGGTCGCGGCCTATTTCTCGCTGATGAAGGCAATGCGCACGGGCGAGGTCTCGGCGGTGACGCCGTTTCGCTATACGCGGCTGCTTTTTGGCATCGCTTTCGGCATACTTCTGTTCGGTGAAAGCCTGACCCTGCCGATGGTGGTGGGATCGGCGCTGATCCTGCTGTCGGGGTTGTTCACGCTGTCGCGCAGCAAGAAGGTCGCCGCGCCCCGGCCCTAA
- a CDS encoding YcjF family protein yields MTEDKKPTRRRPVLVEIEDSPQPERDIPPRTHLHEDPGPNPADAPPIDNADPVLPRPRTMEMVTRLVGRPPSKLTRFFINSGVALFTFLLSIAALDFINNLLNSYPVLGWIGIALFALFTLAALGMAWREYRAWARFAKIDAIQRQAGAALAEDSIEQARKVCNQLQLLYRDRPELQWQRQRLADQKADIFDANSLLTMAETELMAPLDQQARREIEAAARTVAAATALIPLALADVAAALAANLRMIRRMAEIYGGRAGAVGGWRLARTVMTHLVATGAVAAGDDLIHTVAGGGVLAKLSRRFGEGVVNGALTARVGIAAMEVCRPLPFMAQPRPRVGNLVTRGLRGLFGESPDEAGKSPPRQD; encoded by the coding sequence GTGACCGAAGACAAGAAACCCACCCGCCGCAGACCGGTTCTGGTCGAGATCGAGGACAGCCCGCAGCCGGAACGTGACATTCCTCCGCGCACACATCTGCATGAGGATCCCGGCCCCAATCCCGCCGACGCCCCGCCGATCGACAATGCCGATCCGGTGCTGCCGCGACCGCGCACGATGGAGATGGTCACCCGTCTGGTCGGGCGTCCGCCCTCGAAGCTGACCCGCTTCTTCATCAATTCGGGCGTGGCGCTGTTCACCTTTCTGCTGTCCATTGCGGCGCTGGATTTCATCAACAACCTGTTGAACAGCTATCCCGTTCTGGGTTGGATCGGGATCGCGCTGTTTGCCCTGTTCACTCTTGCCGCATTGGGCATGGCATGGCGCGAATATCGCGCCTGGGCACGCTTTGCCAAGATCGACGCGATTCAACGGCAGGCCGGTGCCGCGCTGGCCGAAGACAGCATCGAACAGGCCCGCAAGGTCTGCAACCAGCTGCAGCTGCTCTATCGCGACCGCCCCGAGTTGCAATGGCAGCGCCAGCGCCTGGCCGATCAGAAGGCCGATATCTTCGATGCCAACAGCCTGCTGACCATGGCGGAAACCGAATTGATGGCACCGCTGGACCAGCAGGCCAGACGGGAAATCGAGGCCGCCGCCCGCACCGTGGCCGCCGCAACGGCGCTGATCCCGCTGGCGCTGGCCGATGTCGCTGCGGCGCTGGCCGCCAATCTGCGGATGATCCGCCGCATGGCCGAAATCTATGGCGGACGCGCCGGAGCGGTCGGCGGATGGCGTCTGGCGCGCACGGTGATGACCCATCTGGTCGCCACAGGTGCCGTGGCCGCCGGTGATGACCTGATTCATACCGTTGCGGGGGGCGGCGTCCTTGCCAAGCTCTCGCGCAGATTCGGCGAAGGTGTGGTGAATGGCGCCCTGACCGCACGGGTCGGCATTGCCGCCATGGAGGTCTGCCGCCCGCTGCCATTCATGGCGCAGCCCCGCCCGCGGGTCGGGAATCTGGTGACGCGCGGGCTTCGGGGCCTGTTCGGGGAAAGCCCGGACGAGGCCGGAAAATCCCCGCCAAGGCAGGATTAG
- a CDS encoding YcjX family protein, with protein sequence MGIGSELMRGLGLGDPVIRLGVTGLSRAGKTVFITSLVANLMDRGRMHALRAAADGSLKAAWLQPQPDDTVPRFDYERYLAALTGPQPHWPEGTRHVSQLRLSLRTERSGFLSGLRGPQTIHLDIVDYPGEWLLDLRLMEKDFNEWSAEVLGRMQGRPGAEDYQQSLSELPDGDRLDEPTAQKLARSYTAHLLASRDAGWSDCTPGRFLIPGELEGSPALTFAPLPERFAGSRMHKEFRRRYEAYKSRVVKPFFRDHFARIDRQVVLVDVLGAIHQGPAAIEDIRRAMAEILSAFQPGRAGWLAQLLGTRRVERILFAATKADHLHHVQHNRLTAILSAMLREARDRADFSGARSEAMSLAALRTTTEDIIRQDGEELPAVRGRLLDGRQAALYPGELPADPVALLQPARSGATEWLDGDYAVMNFAPAPMTARPGDGPPHIRLDRAAEFLIGDRL encoded by the coding sequence ATGGGAATCGGCAGCGAATTGATGCGGGGGCTGGGACTGGGCGATCCCGTGATCCGGCTGGGCGTGACCGGGCTGTCGCGGGCCGGCAAGACCGTCTTCATCACGTCTCTGGTGGCCAATCTGATGGATCGCGGCCGCATGCATGCGCTGCGCGCCGCCGCCGATGGCAGCCTCAAGGCCGCATGGCTGCAACCACAGCCCGACGACACCGTGCCCCGCTTCGACTATGAACGATATCTGGCGGCACTGACCGGCCCCCAGCCGCATTGGCCCGAAGGCACACGCCACGTCAGCCAGTTGCGCCTGTCCCTGCGGACCGAACGCAGCGGGTTCCTGTCGGGGCTGCGCGGGCCCCAGACCATCCATCTGGATATCGTCGATTACCCGGGCGAATGGCTGCTGGATCTGCGCCTGATGGAAAAGGATTTCAACGAATGGTCCGCCGAAGTTCTGGGCCGAATGCAGGGCCGCCCCGGAGCCGAAGATTACCAACAGAGCTTGTCCGAGTTGCCCGATGGCGACCGGCTGGACGAACCGACCGCCCAGAAACTGGCGCGCAGCTATACCGCGCATCTGCTCGCCTCGCGCGATGCCGGATGGTCCGATTGCACGCCCGGACGTTTCCTGATTCCCGGCGAACTGGAAGGTTCTCCCGCGCTGACCTTTGCCCCCTTGCCGGAACGGTTTGCGGGCAGCCGCATGCACAAGGAATTCCGGCGTCGGTACGAGGCCTATAAATCCCGGGTCGTCAAACCCTTCTTTCGCGACCATTTCGCCAGGATCGACCGGCAAGTGGTGCTTGTCGATGTGCTGGGCGCGATCCATCAGGGACCCGCGGCCATCGAGGACATTCGCCGCGCCATGGCCGAGATCCTTTCGGCCTTTCAGCCCGGTCGGGCCGGTTGGCTGGCGCAACTTCTGGGCACGCGGCGGGTCGAAAGGATCCTCTTCGCCGCCACCAAGGCCGACCATCTGCATCATGTCCAGCACAACCGCCTGACCGCAATCCTTTCGGCCATGCTGCGCGAAGCCCGTGACCGCGCCGATTTCTCCGGGGCCCGCAGCGAGGCGATGTCTCTGGCGGCCCTGCGAACCACCACCGAAGACATCATCCGTCAGGACGGCGAAGAACTCCCCGCCGTGCGCGGGCGACTGCTGGATGGACGCCAGGCAGCGCTTTATCCCGGCGAATTGCCCGCCGATCCGGTGGCCCTGCTGCAACCGGCACGCTCGGGCGCGACCGAATGGCTGGACGGGGATTACGCGGTGATGAATTTCGCCCCCGCCCCGATGACCGCCCGCCCCGGCGACGGCCCGCCCCATATCCGGCTGGATCGTGCCGCCGAGTTCCTGATCGGAGACCGGCTGTGA